AGCACCACGTCGAGGACCTGGTCTGGGTTGGCGGCGTAGCTTGTGCTGAACCAGGCCATGTTCGCCTCCACGACGGCCCAGTGTTCGTCGCCGCGGTCGGCGTTGCTGGCGAGGCCGACGTCGACGACGACCGCGCTGGGCAGGCTGTCGGCGCAGGCGTCGAGAAGGCCGGCGGCGAAGTCGAGCACGGCGGCGCGATGTGCGCAGGCATCGAGGGGAGCCGGGTCGAGCCGGCCGTTGACGGCGTAGCGGCTGGCGGCATGCACCATGCCGTCGAGGACGAACAACCGGTACTCCACCAGGAACGTCACGATCTCACTGACCAGCACCGGAGTGTCGGCGGGGTAGCGCTCGTCACCGGGCAGGCGGGAGCCGTCGACGTAGACGCCGGCCGGCAGGGTCTTGTCCCTGGGCGGCTTGACGAACATCGGCGTACGGGACCAGCGCGCCTCGCCGAGAGTGGTGAGGGCGATGTCGCGGTGGGTGTACTCGTACGGCAGTTGCGGCAGCCAGTCGTCAGCCGGTTCGAGCGGCACCAGGTCGAGGTCCGGGGCGACGGCAGCAGCGAAAGTCGGTCCGCCGTAGAGGTGCCCACCCGCGGAATGCTGCAGCCGGGCCGGTACGACCGGGCTGGACAGATGCTCCACTGCCATGCCTCGCCGCCGGGCCGACTCGGCAAGCATCTCGGCGGTGCGATCGAGGCGTGGGGGCAACACCAGGAAATCAGCGACCGGAACAGCGTTGGCCATGGCCCTTGCTCGCGGACCCGGGCGAATGGGTGGCACACGCGGCAGCCGTCGCGACGGCCCTGCCCGTGGCCGAAATGGATCGGATACTCACCCTCGCCGGCGTCTGACCTCACAGGCCATCAGAATAAAAGGGTTTTGAGCCCACAACAGCCTCTTGTCGAGCATTCCCTTCGGGGCTTGCCATTGATTACCAAAACCCCTCGTGCCGTACGAGACAGCATCATTCCGCGCAATCCCGCCCAGATGCGCGGGAGTTCGGACCGGCGATCGTTACGGCTTCAGGATCGAAACGCTTTCCGATGGGCAGCAACAGCACGTCCGTGCCCAACACCAATGCTGGAGGCCAGCACAGTTGGGCAACCATCCACCCGTCTCCTGTGGAATCGACCATGGCGACTTGGTGGCTGCATAGAAGAACGGCCACTCGATCCACAAAAGCGCCCTACCGCATCGTGTAGCGTGCCGCGCCGACATCAACTCACCGCACAAGATCAAACGCCCAGCCCACCGCTGATCACGACACACGACGGCATGAAAGATCACACACATCTTAATAAACATCAATATTATGGATGCGTTGTTATATTCGTATACTGAAATTATTGGATAGCATTTCAGATAACCATTCAGGACCGCCCCCAACCGTGGCACCTCTCCGGCTGAGGACGGCCGCAGTAAGGAGGAATCGGGAGATGTCGCTCCCCCGTACACGCCGGGGCCGACTGGCCGCTCTGGGGGTCCTCGCCGCCTCGGCGATGGTCACCACCATGATCGGCACGCCGGCCGCCGCCGCCCCGACCACCGGCAAGATCCTCAACGCCGGCGGCACCACCGCCGTCCCCAACAGCTACATCGTCGTCCTCAAGGACAGCGCGGTGGGCGGTGCCGCAGGCCAGGCCAAGGCCGCCGTCGCCAGCAAGGCCAAAACCCTGGCCGAACGCTACCGCGCCACCGTCCGCGACGTCTGGGGCGACGCCCTCAACGGCTTCTCCGTACACGCCACCGAGAAGACCGCCAAGCGGCTTGCGGCCGACCCGGCGGTTGCCTACGTCGAGCAGGACGGCACCGTGCAGGCCTCGGTCACCCAGACCCCGACCCCGTCCTGGGGCCTGGACCGGATCGACCAGCACCCCCTCCCGCTGAACAACTCCTACAGCTACACCACCACCGGCTCCGGCGTCGTCGCGTACATCATCGACACCGGCATCCGGACCACCCACACCGACTTCGGCGGACGGGCCGTCCACGGCTTCGACGCGGTCGACGGCGCCCTGCCCGCCGACGACTGCAACGGCCATGGCACCCACGTCGCCGGCACCGTCGGTGGCGCCCGCTACGGTGTGGCCAAGAGCGTCCGGCTGGTCGCCGTCCGGGTCCTCAACTGCGCCGGCAGCGGCACCTTCGCCGGCATCATCAACGGCGTCAACTGGGTGACCAACAACCACGTCTCCGGCCCGGCCGTGGCCAACATGAGCCTCGGCGGTGGCCTGAACACCTCGTTGAACGCCGCGGTGACCAACTCGATCGCCGACGGCGTGACCTACGCGGTGGCAGCCGGCAACTCCAACGCCGACGCCTGCGGCTTCTCGCCGGCCTCGACCCCCAACGCGATCACCGTCGGCGCCACCGACAGCAACGACATCCGAGCCCCCTACTCCAACTGGGGCAACTGCGTCGACATCTACGCTCCGGGCACCAGCATCACCTCAGCGTGGAGCACCAGCGACACCGCGACCAACACCATCAGCGGCACCTCGATGGCCTCTCCGCACGTGGCCGGCGCCGCCGCCCGCGTCCTGCAGGCCAACCCGGCCTGGACTCCGATACAGGTGCGCAACTACCTGGTGAGCTGGTGCACCTGCCCGTTGCCCCCCTGGCCGTGCCCGTGTCCCTGGCCGCCCCCCGTCCTGCTCTACATGGACCCGGCGCTCTGACCTGACACACACCCGATCGGCCCCGGGGCGACGTCGCCCCGGGGCCGATGCTTCCGATGCTTGGCACTGCTGTCGCAGTGCGCTGGACTGGCCGGGATCCGCAAGACGGGCCGGGCATGCTCGGTCAGCGCAGTCCGGCGAACAGGTCGTCCTCGGGCGTCGGCGCATCGGTGGTGTCGCGGACCCGGACGAAGGTTTCCACGCCCATCAGCTCGGTGAACCGTTCCTGGCCAATCTGCAGGAAGAAGATGTTCTCGGCCTGACTGGCATGCGCGGCCAGCGATTCGAACTTCTGCGCGCCGTAGCCCCTCGTATCCACCCAGGTAGTGATCTCGTCGTCGGGCAGGCCGAGCTGCGGCATCTCATCCGACGCCCCGTCCGGCTCGGGAAACTCGACGCCAATCTCCTTCATCACGCGACCGAACTCCTGAAACGCACTACGCGGCACGGTGGTCCAGTACACCTTCGCGGGTATGTCCGTCCGCTCGACCGCAGCCATCGTGATGCGGTGCGCCTGAATATGGTCCGGATGGCCGTAGAAGCCGTTCTCGTCATAGGTGACGACAACATCGGGTCGATAACGCCGGATCAACTCGCTCAGCCGGTCGGCCGCCTCCGCCACCGGCGTGTTCCAGAACGCGTCGGGCGCGTCGTTGGCCGCCCAACCCATCATTCCGGAGTCGGCATAGCCGAGCGTCTCCAGGTGCGTGACCTTCAACGCCTCGCAACTGGCCGCCAACTCGGCCTGGCGCATCGCTACCACGGCCTGCGGGTCGTGCCCCGGGTCGCCCGGCTTCACTCCCCCGGGCCCGTCGCCGCACCGCCCGTCCGTGCAGGTCACGAGCACCGTCGTGATCCCCTCCGCCGCGTACCGGGCGAGGACCCCGCCAGTACTGGTCGCCTCGTCGTCCGGGTGCGCGTGCACCGCCATCAACGTCAGAGATCGCTCAGCCACCCCACCACCATACGAGGGACGTCCGACGCACTGGCATCGCCACGGTCCGCGACGGCTGCGGTGGTGGGAAGTCGCTCGCCCAACCAGCGAGGATCCACAACAACCCACCGGAAACCCGGTGAACGTTAGTGGACACAGCACTAGCATCGGCTACCGGCCCCGTCGGGGCGGGCTCAGCGGAAGGAGCGGCAATGGTGGACGTGTCGGTCGAGATACCACCGCCGCTGAGCAAGGGCATCATCTTTTGCGAGGTCGAGTGTGTCCGCCCGTGCTGCGGGATCGACGCCGTCTCCACCGATCCCGCCCTTATCGAAACGTGGTGCCGTCAGGTGGGGTCGGTCGCGGTGGCCGAGGCTCGGCTTCAACTCGCCGAGCTGATCGAGGTGGTCGAGGAC
The nucleotide sequence above comes from Micromonospora pallida. Encoded proteins:
- a CDS encoding ATP-grasp domain-containing protein encodes the protein MANAVPVADFLVLPPRLDRTAEMLAESARRRGMAVEHLSSPVVPARLQHSAGGHLYGGPTFAAAVAPDLDLVPLEPADDWLPQLPYEYTHRDIALTTLGEARWSRTPMFVKPPRDKTLPAGVYVDGSRLPGDERYPADTPVLVSEIVTFLVEYRLFVLDGMVHAASRYAVNGRLDPAPLDACAHRAAVLDFAAGLLDACADSLPSAVVVDVGLASNADRGDEHWAVVEANMAWFSTSYAANPDQVLDVVLRAAGPRHRLTLRDQAFTRPPTPFPGTGRSGSSPMS
- a CDS encoding S8 family peptidase yields the protein MSLPRTRRGRLAALGVLAASAMVTTMIGTPAAAAPTTGKILNAGGTTAVPNSYIVVLKDSAVGGAAGQAKAAVASKAKTLAERYRATVRDVWGDALNGFSVHATEKTAKRLAADPAVAYVEQDGTVQASVTQTPTPSWGLDRIDQHPLPLNNSYSYTTTGSGVVAYIIDTGIRTTHTDFGGRAVHGFDAVDGALPADDCNGHGTHVAGTVGGARYGVAKSVRLVAVRVLNCAGSGTFAGIINGVNWVTNNHVSGPAVANMSLGGGLNTSLNAAVTNSIADGVTYAVAAGNSNADACGFSPASTPNAITVGATDSNDIRAPYSNWGNCVDIYAPGTSITSAWSTSDTATNTISGTSMASPHVAGAAARVLQANPAWTPIQVRNYLVSWCTCPLPPWPCPCPWPPPVLLYMDPAL
- a CDS encoding PIG-L family deacetylase, whose amino-acid sequence is MAERSLTLMAVHAHPDDEATSTGGVLARYAAEGITTVLVTCTDGRCGDGPGGVKPGDPGHDPQAVVAMRQAELAASCEALKVTHLETLGYADSGMMGWAANDAPDAFWNTPVAEAADRLSELIRRYRPDVVVTYDENGFYGHPDHIQAHRITMAAVERTDIPAKVYWTTVPRSAFQEFGRVMKEIGVEFPEPDGASDEMPQLGLPDDEITTWVDTRGYGAQKFESLAAHASQAENIFFLQIGQERFTELMGVETFVRVRDTTDAPTPEDDLFAGLR
- a CDS encoding DUF6331 family protein, producing MVDVSVEIPPPLSKGIIFCEVECVRPCCGIDAVSTDPALIETWCRQVGSVAVAEARLQLAELIEVVEDRSHRVTSTFLNHYTHDDPARRQLLDFLAAFDAGLAAGDAS